attttgttcttaccctgaaaagaaaagttaagtaactccTTATCCCCTGTAATAAGTGATGTCAACATCTCTGCTGGCTTCCTAAGTCCACTCCAAAATTTACCCAGCTATTCCTGAGCACTTTGTATGTGCTGTTACTAAGGTGCGATTAGAAATCCTGGGGAATAAGAGTTTGTTGTAGACAGGAAATATTGGTGCTTTAGGATGGCAGGGTCCAAATGGATGGAAGGGAATAGAAAGAGAATTTCCTTCACCCAAAACTGTCCCACGTATACCATGTATAGTCCATATAGTCTCTGTCCTTTAAGATTTTACAGTATAGCTAATAATGTGTTACAAATTAAGAAGCCCATTTTTCACCTCTTATGTACAGATACAGGCAAAAATTATGAAGATTGATAAAAATCCAGTGAACTTGTAGGGAAGGGCACCCATGTTTACCGAGAGCACACATACCCAGAACCCAATAATTCCTCTTTAGTAAAGCCTATGAAATATTGACAGGAGTGTATGCAAATGTATGCATGATGATAACATGAGAAACTGGAGACAacctaaatatttttcagtagAGAAGAGTCAAGTTATGATATGTCCATCAATGGAATATCAATATCAATGCAGTGGTATGTATTGCACttgttaaaaagaataagataggggttcgtgggtggctcagttggttaagtgtctgactcttgatttcggctcaggtcatgatctcatggttcatgacattgagccccatgtcaggctgtgcactgacagcacggagcctgcttgggattctctctctccctctctctctctaccgctccccctgctcacactcactctttctctcaacataaataaacttttttttttttttaaataatgagatgAATCTAAATGTACAGACATGGGAGGGAGCCTACAAGATAAAATTgagttaaaatacaaaacagatgcacctaggtggctcagttggttaagcgtctgactcttggttttgactcaggtcattatctgatGGTTCATGGTTTTGGGacacgtgttgggctctgcactgacagcacagagcctgcttgcgattctcttctctctttctctctgcccctccttggctctctctctcttaaaaaaaataaacttaaaaaatactttaaaaaaaacagatgcagaaaaaaaaaaacagatgcagaGCTATATGTATACTATGATCCCTTTTTTGTGCAAATGTGTATTTATGAccatacataaatacacacattcacatatacaTATTGTTGGGAATGTCTGAATGGATGCTTTCCAAAATCCTAAGAGAGTAGAGGGAATGGGGATGAAATTGAGAGAGGCTATCCCTCTTTAGTGAATGAGTTCCTATATTATTTAACGTTTTAATATGTAGAAAGTATGGATTAATacttgaaaaaaactttttttaataggGACAATTTTGTCATAGAAATACAGGCTTGAGATGATATGGTGCTAGAATACTGTGTTCCTTAATCTTATCTCTTGATATTTGCCCTTACAACAATGCTCTCTTCTTAGTGCACTTCCTCGAATTCACATGGATGAACTCCTCCCAGTTCCTTAAAGTCCCCTCACATGCCCTAACAGcttctttcctttgatttcttcatttccttttatattaGCTCTCTAGGGGGCAGAATTACATTTGAAGGTAGTCCAAGGTTTCTATGCCTACTACATGTTCATTTTCCCCCCTCCTATTCTCActatggccattttttttttaaagtacactgaATATGCGTCATTTGTATTTTGGGATTTCTTCCAGACTTGGAGAGTAAAGCAGAAACCAAGGAGTCAGCCGTAAAGAATGATACTTCTTGGGAAGAATTACACCATGGCCTAATGAAGGAACAGTCCACAAGAGGAAGCACCTTATATTCCACATTGGGAAGAATCTCCAAATGTGATCAGTTAGAAAGCCACCAGGAAAACCAAGGAATGGGTGAGGGGCAAATCCCCTTGATGCACAAAGTACTCACTCAGGAAAGAGGCCGAGAATCTAATAGATTTGAGAAAAGTATTAATGTGAGCTCAAAAGTTATTCCAGGACCAGAAATTTCTCCGAGAAAAAAAGACCATAAATATGATGTATCTAGAAAACGAAGTAGATACAGTTTAGATTTGATTAATCATTCAAGGAGTTATACCAGATTGAAAACCTTTGAATGTAATATTTGCGAAAAAATCTTCAAACAGCTCATTCACCTTACAGAACACatgagaattcatactggagagaaacctttccgatgtaaagaatgtggaaaaGCTTTTAGCCAAAGTTCATCCCTTATTCCACATCAGAGAAtccatactggtgagaaaccctatgaatgtaaggaatgtggaaaaACCTTCAGACATCCATCATCTCTTACTCAACATGTTAGAATTCATACTGGGGAGAAGCCCTACGAATGTGGGGTATGTGAGAAAGCATTCAGCCAGAGCATTGGGCTGATCCAGCATCTGAGAACTCATGTTAGAGAGAAACCTTTTACATGCAAAGACTGTGGAAAAGCATTTTTCCAGATTAGACACCTTAGGCAACATGAGATTATTCATACTGGTGTGAAACCCTACATTTGTAATGTATGCAATAAAACCTTCAGCCATAGCACATACCTAACTCAACACCAGAGAACTCATACTGGGGAAAGACCAtataaatgtaaggaatgtgggaaagcctttagccAGAGAATTCATCTTTCTATTCATCAGAGAGTCCACACGGGAGTGAAGCCTTATGAATGCAGTCattgtgggaaagcctttaggCATGATTCATCCTTTGCtaaacatcagagaattcatactggagaaaaacctTATGAttgtaatgaatgtggaaaagccttcagcTGTAGTTCATCACTTATTAGACATTGCAAAACACATTTAAGAAACACCTTCAGCAGTGATATGTGACATGTGCAACATCAAAGACTCCTCCTAATGGAGCAAAAGCCTCTAAATCAGAGGCTTTTTGACTTTTTGGTTGCAagaagcaatgattttttttaatgacttgatGCAGTGTTACCACTATCAGTTTTGCCATATTAAAGAAACTGCCTGTCATCAACATCGTTTCAGAAAAGAAagggcattttaatattttaaaatgtaggagGGATAATCAGTAGGAATAGCCCTTAACATTGAATTAAGTTAGCCTTATGAAAATCCCCCAaatttgtccttatttttctcatttcattatgGGCCAATGGAAGGTTCATCGTGGCAAGTTACTGATACTTGGATTGGcttttgagaatcactgttttaaatatctcttaaatAATCAGACTAAAATATAGTATAACTTTTTACTATAGCCCTTTATATGGCTAGAAGAGGCATAGATAAAAATAACTGCCTGGCTCATTTCTAcaagaaataatattaaaggaAGCTTTCCAGAATTGATAGATAACCTACTATTACAAGGGATACTGAAgtatattttatggtttcttgTAGAGAATTGGCAAGCTTTCATAAAGAGCCAGATATTAAATATGTTAGACATTGTGGACCATATGAGCTCTGCCAGAACCACTCAACTCTACCATTTTAGTGTAACAtctaaagaaatacataaatcagAATATCTCAACCTTGGCTCTTCTGATATTTGGGGCCAGATACTTTGTTTTGGGAAGCTGTCCTATGCACTGTAGTGGGTTTAGCAGTATCTCTGGCCACAAAATGCCAGTAACTAGATGCCAATAGTCCCCCCACCCATTGTAACAACCAAAAACATCTCCCAATATTGCTAGAGGTGCCCTGGGGGTCAAGATTGTACTTGTGTAGTACTTGAGAACCATGGACATAAATGAATAGGTGTAGCTCTGTTCCAATAAACTTCATTTAGAAAACTGGTGTTGGGTTGCATTTAGCCCGAGAGCTGTAGTTTACTGTTCCCGCTATAGAGTACATAAAtgactgtccccccccccccccttgcccctGAATAAGCACGGCAAGAATAGGAGTTGagtggtgttatttttttttaatctgattctGGAACTTTTGATATGTCCTTCTATAATGTCCTATCAAAAGGttagaaattttatataatctCTCAAACAGTTCTAGCACTCAAACATATAATAGGACCTAAGGAAGTTTATCATCacttatttgacaatgcttcccCTATGATGTGACCTATCAAATAAGCCTAACttgtcaaaaagacttcatttagaaGTTGAATTTTGGGAAGTTTGAAATATcagaaggttttaaaaaaaatagaaggtttTAAAGCATGTGTCTAAATAAGATTATAgatcattttaaaacttaataattataggggcgcctgggtggctcagtcggttaagcgtccgacttcagctcaggtcatgatctcacggttcgtgagttcaggccccacgtcgggctctgtgctgatggctcagagcctggagcctgtttcagattctgtgtctccctctctccctgaccctcccccgttcatgctgtctctctctgtctcaaaaataaataaacattaaaaaaaaattaaaaaaaaaacttaataattataataattatttagcCAAGGTGGCAATAAGATTCTAAAGGAAAATGCAGAGGATTACATAGTTGTTAAAATTTAGCTTAATGTTGAaaaaattcaactttaaaaacaaaacagaaatttttttccaGGCCGGTTAAAGATATAGAATAATCTTTGTTTACAAAGATCTTTGTTTACAACATAGACCtaagaaaactgacattttaacagagaaaaaCCAAATTCCAATCTTATACTGGTGTACTTCCATATTAAGACTCATTTATTTCAACAAGGTGAATTTTTAAGAATAAGTAAATCagtccttcctttttcctccctagCATCTCCCATGTTGATACATACATTTTGAGACAAGGACATCCAGGGTGCTGCATGGATCTGAGTTTTTGTGGTGGGCGCTGTGATGTGCTGACCAGAATCCCCATCAGGAATAAAGGACTCTCAGCTGTAGAGATCATGGCCAACAGTCCTCAACTCTCACATGCCATGAGGGGTCACCTTAACTGAAGACAGCTGCCTTGCCAAGGCATACCCTCTTCCCAGGTTGTCGCAAACAATGACTTATAAAAGTCCAGCCCTTTCGCCCTAATTTAGAGTGATTCTGAAGGGTAATCCAACTTTTGGAACTCCTCAGAGAATCAATGGAGTCTTGTGTTGATATTGTATGATCATTCAACTTCTGCCTAATCTTGCTCTCTTACTCTCCCTTCTCCAGGCATTGGTCACTCCCTAATAAACTTTTTTACACATTAATCTCCACAACCGTAGTCCTAACCGCACACAAAATTTCTTAACAAAGATTCCCTTCTCACAAACATACAGGCTTTCCTTTTTACATTCAGATTTTGAtctaagtttttcctttttaaataaacagtCTCACTTTCCTTGAATTACATCTGTTTGTTCTTAGATTACCCATAAAATTCATGAGGCATTAGAGTTctaagggttttttcccccctttcctgaCAAATTTCGCAATGGAGataacatgaacttatttgaatttcagtaaacatagaataaaagttttacatttaatgCTGAAatcctatggggcgcctgggtggcacagtcggttgagcgtccgacttcggccaggtcacgatctcgcggtccgtgggttcgagccccgcgtcgggctccgggctgatggctcggagcctggagcctgtttccgattctgtgtctccctctcactctgcccctcccccgttcatgctctgtctctctctgtcccaaaaataaataaacattgaaaaaaaaaaaaaaaaaaagaaatcctaaagaCATATCCATTTGATTAAACCAACAACCTTAAATTAATTAGCTTTAATACCTAATTAAAGATCTAATTAAGACCTAATTAAATACCTAATACAAGATCATGTGAACTTGTAAAACATTGGGTTAGTTTCTATCTTTGAGTTTTAGAATGCtcaattcttggggtgcctggatggctcagtcagttgaacatctgactcttaattttgg
This Lynx canadensis isolate LIC74 chromosome C1, mLynCan4.pri.v2, whole genome shotgun sequence DNA region includes the following protein-coding sequences:
- the ZFP69B gene encoding zinc finger protein 69 homolog B; its protein translation is MLQQLLITLPMEASTWVKLRHPKKATEGASLWEDVTKMFEGEVLLSKDADETQGESFEDEVTSRPLTVESQELLTFKDISVDFTQEEWGQLAPAHRSLYREVMLENYGNLVSVGYQLSKPGVISQLEKGEEPWLIEREVSGGPRSDLESKAETKESAVKNDTSWEELHHGLMKEQSTRGSTLYSTLGRISKCDQLESHQENQGMGEGQIPLMHKVLTQERGRESNRFEKSINVSSKVIPGPEISPRKKDHKYDVSRKRSRYSLDLINHSRSYTRLKTFECNICEKIFKQLIHLTEHMRIHTGEKPFRCKECGKAFSQSSSLIPHQRIHTGEKPYECKECGKTFRHPSSLTQHVRIHTGEKPYECGVCEKAFSQSIGLIQHLRTHVREKPFTCKDCGKAFFQIRHLRQHEIIHTGVKPYICNVCNKTFSHSTYLTQHQRTHTGERPYKCKECGKAFSQRIHLSIHQRVHTGVKPYECSHCGKAFRHDSSFAKHQRIHTGEKPYDCNECGKAFSCSSSLIRHCKTHLRNTFSSDM